A stretch of DNA from Calditrichota bacterium:
CATATTGGGATTTATACTCATCAGTACAACTTGGGTCATACTATGTTTACCTTGTAAATTTTTCGTTGTTATTATTTATATGGTTTATTTATAACCAAGGGCAATATATTCTCTCAGAATATTTAGCCTCTCTTATTGCAATCCATACTTTGATGATAGTTAATGAAATTTACCAGTTATATAATCATATGCATCTGTATGAAAATTACATTGAGGCACAATATTTTAATGCCGTAATAAACATTGGTTATATTTCAATTTGGATTATCCGTCTTCAATATCTATCAAGCCCGGAAAGCGAAAAAAACGAAAAGTACATTCAAAACTATGATTTATTAAAAGGCTTTGTCTCAAAACCGATTAACTCTTTTTGGCGAACTGTTCTAACCAAACTTGGCAAGCAAAGGTTGCTGGTTGGATCTGTGTTCCTTTTTCTAATAATCTGCATACCATCACTGTTCTTTGGTGAACTGGACTATTTAACCCGATTTAACATTATTCTGATGTTTCTATTTCTATTTGCCGTGATTATTTATGCCATTGTTTATACACAGCGAAAATGGTTTACACATATCGGTTTCTTAATAAAGCGTAAAGAAAAATAACGGATTGTTTTTATGGAAACTCGCTTATCTGATTTAATAGAAGATTTAAATGACGGTTTCTGTTCTATACGAATAGATGGTGATCTTATTTACGCCAACCAGAGTGCTAAGAAGTTGTTAAAAATTTCTGATGATTCTTCCATTAATATTTTTACAGATGTAATTAGAAATAAGGCATTAACCCAATCTATTAAAAGAGAAATTGAAAAAAGTAAAGGGTTAAAAGATATTGAATGTGATCTTTACGACTATGAAAACAAAAAATTCCCCGTTATCCTTACTGTAAATTCTATAAAAGATATTGATGATTCAATTGTTGGGATGGCTTTATTGTTTAAAGACATGTCGGCATTAAAGGAAATGCATAATCAGTTATTGCAAGCGCAAAAAATGGAAAGTATTGGTATGCTGGCTAGTGGGATTGCCCATGAGTTTAACAATCTACTTTCCGGCATATTGCCAAATGCTGAACTAATTAAAATGACAATTGAAGATGGTTCTGCAAACTTCTCGCGCGCTGATGCAATTCACAAATCAGCTCAAAGAGCCGGCAACATAGTTAAGCAACTATTAAGTTTTGCCAGGCACGACCACATTGATGATGATGTTTCACTGAACTTAAACAGAGCTGTTTCTGAAACCCTTGAAATAATGAGTAAGTTATTTGGAAAAGAAATAATTGTTAAAAATAAATTACCCATCAACCTGCCTCTAATAAAAATTGATCCTACGCGAATACAACAAATTATTATGAATTTAGCAATTAATGCGCGCGATGCTTTAGAAGGATCCGGAACAATTACCTTTTCAGCAAAACCTGTTACTATCGATATCCGTAATGGAAATGGGCTGTCGGCTGGCCAATATGTTATGCTGTCGGTTGAAGATAATGGCAAAGGTATTTCCAGAGAAAATATCGAAAAAATATTTGACCCATTTTTCACAACAAAAGAACCGGGGAAAGGAACCGGGCTCGGACTTTCAACAATTTATGGAATAATAAAAAATTTACAGGGTGATATAAAAGTGTTTTCTGATGAAAACAAAGGAACCCGGTTTGATCTGTATTTTCCGGAAAGCCATTCGAAAGAAACAAAAAATGAAAAAGTTGACGATATATCTACAAACAAAAAGAACAAAACTATCCTAATAGTTGATGATGAAAGGGTAATACGCGAAATGGCCAAAGACATGCTTTCATATATCGGCTATAAAACTATTTGTGAAAGTAGTGCTCTAAATGCTATTACTCGTTTCAAAAAAGAAAAGAATAAAATCGATTTAGTAATTATCGATCTAATCATGCCTAAAATGAACGGCGTTAATTGTTATCACGAAATAAGAAAAATCAGCAAAAATGTACCTGTAATAATTACTTCTGGAGTTGGTGAGGCGAATAAAAGATCTGATATGTTACAAATGGGCGCTGCAGAATATTTACAAAAACCTTACGATGTAAAAACATTTTCTGAAATATTTGATAAGATTTTTTCAGAAAACTAAGCAATATCTTCTAAAAAAAGGGCGCCATGAAATTAATCAGCACCCTTTTTTAGTTTTAATAATTTACTTATAAAATTCTTCTATTCCGTCTAAGATGTAATTCTTTTGTTCATCCGTCAGTTCAGGATAAACCGGAATTGCAATTGTAGAATCTGCTGCATTCTCAGCCACAGGAAAAGTTCCTTTTTCATATCCGAGATATGTGAAACATTCCTGGTTATTAAAAGTTACCGGATAGTAGATTTCACATCCCACATTCAATTCCCGTAAATGCTTTATTAAGCCATCACGGTTTTCACATTTTAGAATAAACTGATTGTAGATATGTCTATAACCATCGACAGAAAAAGGTGTGGTTATATACTTAGTAAGTCCTCTGTTTTCTATTTCCTGAATGTAATATTCTGCATTTTCTTGTCTCCCGGCTGTCCAGCTATCAAGATATTTTAATTTTATATCTAAAACGACCGCTTGCAATGAATCCAGTCTAAAATTACCACCGATAAGTTTATGATAATATTTTGGATACGCCCCATGGTTTTTCAGGTAATCCATTTTCTTAAACAATTCTTCATCCTTAGTTGTTACAAGTCCACCATCTCCAAATCCGCCCAAATTTTTACTTGGGAAAAAAGAAAAACAGCCAATATCTCCAAAAGTACCAGCGCGCTCACCTTTATCATTTTCAGATCCAATTGCCTGGGCAGCATCTTCAATAACATAAAGATTGTTTTTACGGGCAATATCCATAATAGCGTTCATATTTGCCAGCTGGCCATACAAATGGACCGGAATAATTACTTTGGTTTTTGGTGTTATTGCACTCTCAAGTTTTTGCGGATCGATGTTATATGTTTCCGGATCAATATCCACAAATACTGGTTTTGCCCCAATCCTTGAGACACATCCGGCTGTTGCAAAAAATGAATAAACCGGGACAATAACTTCATCACCGGGTTCAATATCCAACGCCATCAAAGCTAAAAGCAATGCATCTGTTCCTGAAGAAACACCCAGCGCAAATTTTGACTGACAATATTCTGCAATATTATTTTCGAACTCTTTTAAACGGGGTCCGCCAATAAAATATTGTGACTCCATAACCTCTTTAACTGCAGGTTCAATTTCCTTCCTCAAAGTATCGTATTGCGCTTTCAGGTCTAACAATGGAACATTATTAATAGTTGTTTTCATAAAACACAAACTCCATTCATTTTCTATTTAAAAGTAGCCTAATTTAAAACCCAGTCAAACAATATTCCATGATTTATTTATATTTTGGAATTAGCTATTGCATTTACAATTATGTTATTTATATTTGGATAGGTGTCTACCACTGAAAGGTTTATTATGATACGTTTAAGAATAGTTCTTTCTTTCATGCTTATTATCGCTTGGTCCTGTGAAAACAACAGTCCACTAAACAATGATTCACAAAAACCTGGTGATGTCTCCCTATCTATTGATATGACGCTTGCTCCGACAAAAGTTTCTGGACTAAAGGGTCTGCTTGAGCGTGATGGGTTTGAATCTATTTCGTTTGAATTTATAATTACAGATAACCAAGCCGTTGCAGAAGTTGAAAATATTGTTCATGGTGAATGGGAGCTGTCTGTCCATGCTGTTGATGAAGATGGAAATATTATTTACCAGGGATCAACCAAAGTAAATATTAATCCGGGTGAAGTGACTACAGTCCATTTGCACCTAGATACAACAACAGGAAATCTGAAAATTATTGTTACCTGGGGAGATTGGCCAACCAGGCCGGTAGCATATTATCCTTTTAACAGCAGCGCATCTGACAAAAGTGGAAACGAAAATCATGGTGAAGTGATTGGTGCAATATTGACGGAAGACCGTTTAGGAAAACCAAATAGTGCATACGCGTTTGATGGCTTTGACGACTATATCGATATAGGCAACAATCCTATTTTAAAACCTCAATTCCCAATAGCTGTTTCCACCTGGATAAATATTAAATCGTTTGAAGATCATAATCCAATTTTTACCAATAATTTTGACGACGGGGAATATTTTGGAATTTGGTTTTATGCTTTATCCACCAAACGAGTTTCACTAATGTTTGGGAATGGTGGCCCAGCAGGACCTTACAGCAGAAGAGGGTATTATACAAAAGATGAAGTATTAAAAACCAATGAGTGGATCCATGTAGTTGGTATTATGCGAAGCCCTGACGATATGGATATTTATATCGACGGCAATAAAGCAGAACTTATAGAATCTACCGGATTAAGTGATTCAACATCGCTGGTTTATAATAACAACCCTGCTTCAATAGGCAGAGGTGATGGCACCATCACTGTAGGTAATACTAACTATTTCCATGGTAAAATTGACGAATTGTATATTTTTAATACAACACTATCTCAAAACATGATTGATAAATTATTAAATTCAAATAATTAACAGGGGAAAAAATGTATAGACTTCTAATAAGTTTTATAACTGTTTTTTTTCTGGTTTCATGTGAGAATCAGAATCCAGTAGATAATGATTCATCAAACTCAAAAGGTGAGCTTTCTTTTTCAATTGATATGACCCAAGCCCCGAATGAAGTGGTTAAACTGCGAGGGGCATTATCCCGCTCAGATCACGATACAATATTTTTTGATTTTGAAATGAATGACAGTGCAGCTGTTGCAAAAGTTGACGATTTAATTGCCGGTATATGGCTCCTTTCAGTGGAGGCACTTAATGAAGAGAATCAGATAATTTACAATGGCAGCACTGAAGTATCTGTTCTATCTAGTCAAACAACTACAGTTTATCTACACCTTGAACCAACTACTGGAACCCTAAAGGTTATAGTAACATGGGGAGACAAAGATTTAAAACAACAAATTTTATTTGTCGGTCAGCATCATACTGCGCAAACAATATACGATGAATGGCGGGTTTTAAGTATGTACATTGATGGGACTGGATTTAAAGAAATTACTGCTGGCACATATCCTATATGGACGACAGATAGAAGTTTTTTTATTTTCAGGTACGATATAAATAGTATTGCCCGTTTCGATTTTGTAGCTAATAAAGCAGAAATAATCGGATCTACTCCAAATCATGTAAACTTCTTTCGATATATGGAGTCTACGAATCGGATAGTTTGTGACTACAAAAAAGATAATGGATACTGGGATATTGGTCATATGAATATTGATGGCTCCGATTTTCAAAAAATTGTTGAAGATGAGTCAACAAAAAAAAGACCTGTACCAAAACCGTTTTCCGATTGGATTTATTATTCTGGGAACATAACAGGAAATTTTCAAATATATAAGGTAAAAATCGATGGTACGATGAATGAACAAGTTACGTTTGGATTAACAAATGCATCTTTTCCTTCTTTTAATAAAGATGGTTCTAAACTTCTTTTCTCCGAGAAACTGGAAAATGAATATGCTTTAAAAATCATCGATTTAGATTCAAACTCAATTACAACGTTTGATTTTAGCAGCATCGGTGAAGCCATTTACCCAATATTTTCTGAAGATGACAATTATATCATCTATGTTCAAGTTGTGGGACCTACATATTTTGATCGCGAGGTTTTTCGAATGAAAAGTGATGGAACAGAAAAAACCCAAATCACCTTTACAGATCAGTTCAAAGATTACGTAAGACCAGTTAGCTGGTAATCTTTGTTATTTGTTAAAAAGCCTTTTAAGCTTCAAAAGAAATGAATTATATTTTGTTATTTTAAAATAGGGTGTTTGGATGGCTCCGAATGCCCTAAAGTTTTTCTCTATTGACTCATGCATGCTTCCTTCAAAATTAAATATTTTATCATGCTCAATTGCATATTTAATTCCCTTCCAAATTAACATTGATGCCGCACCACTTTTTCTAAAATCCGGATTACTTCCGCCTATTAGATAGTAAATCATATTATTATCCCAAATTAAATATACACCTGCATGAATAAAACCTTTAGTATCCTTTGCCAACAAAACCATTTTACTTTTGTGTTGATCAAGTATATCGTCGAGTTTTTTTAGAAATGAATAACTATATGGGGTGGGCATATTTTGGCGTTTGAAAGTTTGTATGATTAGATTGTAGAAATCATCAATGTCATCTGGAACATAAATTTTTAAAAGCTTTGAGGCTTTATTAATTTCCCATCTTGTTTTATCTTGAAATTCTTTAAACACATCTTCCTTTTTAGCTGTGTCAATAGTATATGTATACCGTGTAGTTTGCTGAAATTTTTTCCAATAAAAAGGCAACCAATTTTTAAATGACGGATAAAAACTTTGATTATATTTGTCAAATTTTGGGAGTTGCTTAATCAGTTCAATATATGTTTTCTTTTCATAGCTCAAACGCTTTGTATAGTTCTGATTTGGTTGAAAAACAACCCAAGGACCGAGGTAAGGAGTTAATTTGGGCATCCCGATGAAAGTAAACAAGCCCTTCTTTTTTAGCATATATGGCATTGCTGCAATTACTTTTCCACCTTTTTCCACAAGAACACAATCCCATTTATTATTTTCACAAACCGCATCCAACCACCATGGATTCATAAAAATTGGGACCTCATTTTCCAGACAAAATTTTTGATAACGTTCCTTTTTAGTTGCCATAATTTACCCAGTCCAATTTGCCAATTTCCTCATTTAGCCTGGAGGAAAGTTCAGTAACTTCTGTACTTTTCCTCGGTTCAATTTCCATTTGTTTGTAATCAGTTTTAAAATTTACAGCCCCCAAAGTTTCCTTTATATTTATGACTGTTTTCTTAAACCCGTCTGATAAACACTCATCATATTGTAAAAATGAAATGTTCTTTTCAGGAAACAAAGATAAATCTTCCATAATTTGCTTTTCAATATAATAAATCTGTTTTACTACAAGCTCCGGTTCATCTAGGGCAAGTAGATCTTTGTAGTTTTTTGGCTTTACAGACCACCACTCCCCTTTTTTAACTGCCAAAGATTGGCGTGCCTTATAAATTGATTTCGCATTATCCAAAGGATTCCGTTTTAAAAAAACAATTTTTGCCTGTGGATATAATTTTGCTACTATTTTTAACCTTTGGCTTAAAACAAGATTTTTAATTATCAATGGCTTTCGATATTTAGCCATCAAAGGATCCAAATTATTTTTAATTTTTTCTGATTTTAGCGTTTCAATCTCTTCATTTGTAAGAAAATGATCTTTCCCTGGCAACATCCTCCTCCAAAATGGACCAGCTTCACTTGGCGCATGTAAGCCCCAATCCATTGTACTTCCATGAATAGAACGATAGCAGTTATGAGGTCCGCTTTTAAATTTTTTATTGCTAAGCCACATACCAAAAAGAAGGTTTCTATTAAAAAGGTGTGCCAGATTATCAAAGTACAGAACATCCAAATAGTTTGTTAAAACCTGATACAAAATTGTAGAACCACTTCTTGGAACTCCAACTATAAACAGTATCTTTTTTTCATCATTAATAATAGGTTTGGATAAAAAATAGTCCGCACCTTTTAATGCAAAAGCTGAATATTTTGCAATTTTTGATAATAAATCAATCTTAAAGTTTTTCATTTTTCCAAAAATTTTATAAAACGGACTAAATTTAACTTGTGGATTGTCCGTCGATCTGGTTTAGTAAAATCACTAAAATATAGACTTAATTTTAACATTCTAATCAACTCAAGCAGACAATACCTTTTAAACTTAATATCCCTCATCCAGTAAAGCTTAGGGACTTTTTTTATATTAATTTTAATATCAGGGAAAAGTGTTTCAATATACTTTCTATATAAGGATTGATTCTGTCTGTACTTTTTGGGCAATGCCAAAAAAAACTCAGCTAACTCTTTATCCCATAAAGGCAGGTGCCACTTTAAATCAAAAAATTCATAGGCGCGAATTGAGTTAACTAGAAATTTCGCCATTCGCTCTTTCCATATCCAATTTTCATAAACAGTACCATAATCTATTCTTTTCGATTTTGGTATTAAAGATAGAATCTTATTTTTAAATACATTTTTCTCTTCCTTTGTAAGTTTAAAAATTGAATATTGAAGTCTGATTATTTCATCAGCCATATCTTCTGGAGCTGGATTTTGCTTATTTGTAATGATGTTTTCCAAATGGCGGCCGGATATAAAGTCCCCACAATGCCCAGATATAACTACACTGTTTTGCGGAATTTTATTTTCCTCCAATAGGTAGTTTAGTGCCTGAAAATCCTGGATATGTGGAATCGAAACATAGTTGAATGCATAGCTATCATAGTCTTTTGATAGCTGTGATTGATATAACTGACGACTACCCTTTGAATAATTAACAAAATGAATTGGAAAGCCAAGTTTTCCTGCAATATAATGGGCTTTTATAACATCATCATCGTTTTTTGCGCCATAAGTAAAACAAATAACATCTTTGATTCCCATAATCTTACACATAAAAGCAAGGATGCGAGAATCATATCCACCACTTAAGGAGATAACGATTGTTTTGTCAGCATAAAGTGTTTGCAGACGAGTAAATGTATTAACAAAAACAGAATTAAGTTTTTTTAAGTATTCCCCTTCGCTAAACTCCTCTTCGGTCATGTGAATATGATCATAATAAACTTTGCGCTGAATCCTCTCCGAATTGATTATGGTAATTTCTCCAGCCTGTGCCTGATACAATCCATTAATTAACGTATCTTTATCTGTTACATAACCTGTCGAGAAAAACTCTCGAGAAGCTGATTTATTTATTTGATATTCTTTAAAGTTAGATACTAAATTTTCCGCCATATCGGAAACTACATTCAACTCCGGCGAATAAAAAAGAGGAAATGAACGAATGTGATCCACAGCTACTAATGTTTCCTTTTCCAGTTTTAAGACAATCGCAAAAAAGCCGTTACACTCGCAAACCTTTCGATGAAAATCTTCGCTCGATTCTGTATCCTCAAAATAGGAAACCCACGCATCATTTATAATAAGCTCATTCCCAACAAAGGCATATCCCTTAGCATGCAGATTTTCTGAATGAAACCAATCAAAACCCTTGTTATTTTTAAGTTCAATTTTCATTTAATTTTTTTCTTGTTAGGAAGTAAACAATTATTATAAATATGATATTAAATATTACACCAATACCACTAAAAAGAAGGAGTGATATATAGGCATCATTAAAAATGGCATATCCAATGTACAAACCCACAAACCGAAAAATTACCAGGAAAAAATTATAAATAAGCAGGAAATGTTGTTTGTTTAATATTGCAGGTATTGTGTTCATTGGTGTATTAATAAATAACATGAACAACCATGGCAATATTATTTGGATATATTCTCCGGAGGTTGTCCAATTTTCACCAAAAACAATTGTAAATAATGGCGGGATTAGAAAAAAGAGTGCGAGAAATGGTGCAATAACAATTTTAATAAGGCTCAGATAGCTTTTTCTAATAATTGGCCATAGGCGTTTATTTTCATTGTGAAATTCTGTTATCTTTTGAAAATAGACATCTTTGATTGACTGGCTGACGAGATTTAATGGCATTATAATCAACCGATACCCAAAAGCATAGAAACCGGCAATAACCGTATCATAGAATGACAATAACAAAAATACGGGCAACTGAACTGAGAGAGTATTTAAAAACCCGTTTGCTACGCTAAAGTAAGGAAAGAACTTATATCTTCTTAGTAAAACTCTTATACGTTTGAAGTTATAATTTTCACGTTTAAGAAGCTCCCTAAATTGCTTGATGGTAAAGTAAGAAAAATTTTGCAACAGCCCACTAATCTTACCTCCTATTAAACCAAGGCTGCCCGGATTCCAAAGCAAACCAGCAGTAAGTGTAACGGTAGATGCCATTAATGTTTGGTACACTTTGCTTTTAGCAACTATTTTGAAATTCTTCTTCCGGTTTTGAAAATAGATACTACTCTGAATAAAGTTCTTTAAAAAAATAGAGATCGAAACGAGGTATAGCCAATAAGCAGATCCTGATAAATTAAAAATTTCAAGAATCTGATTGTAAAACAGTGAGATGATTATTAAGACAATCATCGAAAATATAAATGATAATGAAACCGTTGAAACAACTAATTGCCTGGCCTGTTGCTCCCTTTTTGGTAACATAATAGCTACATCATAACGTAAACAGGCTATAATAGTTAAAACCGTATAGGTACTTACAAACAGGGACTGCTCGCCAAAATCTGCCGGGAGATAAATGCGCGATAAAATGGGGCTGATTAAAAGCGGAATGGCCTGTGCAAGGGTGGAGCCGGAAAAAAGAACGGCCACATTCCTAAAAAATTCTGTTTTTGTAAATTTTTTTATTTGTGAAATATTCATTGATTTTTCAATTAAGAAATATGTTTGCTGGTAAAACTGAAAAGGGATCTGATCCTTTTATATCCTGCAAAATTTCTTCATAAAGTTTTGTGAGTCCCGGATAAATTGTCTCATCAAAAAAACTATTATGCCATAGAAGTACAAATAATCCATTATATTTTTTGCAGGTCGCAATCATTTCTTTAAATGCGTTTTGGACCTGCTGATTTGATAATCCTAAGTATTGAAAAAAAGAGACGTCCATTGCATTCAAGGGTAGTTCCCAAATATTCATCATGCGATCATTTTCCAAATCATATGGATGGAAGGGAAGACAATATGAGTTACGCCAACCATAACTTTCTGCAAAACCCCAACTGCTGTCATACTTAACATCCAGTTTCTCAAGAATTTGCAATGTTTCAGGATATTTAAAACTTAACCAATGTTGGCGTGAGGCCAAAATTTCTGCACCACTCAATTCTTTAACCTGGTCTAAATTTTCCTGCATAATACCTTTATTGTCTCTGGAGTTAAATGTGCCGTGCAGAGCAATTTCGTCGCCGTTTTTTTGAAATAATCTTGCTAATTTCTGAATTCTTGGTTCATCAAAAGAATAATATGCATCGATCTGTTTATGACCTTGTGGTAAAAAAAACCAGATCGAATTAAATCCCAGTCTTTTTTCCAGTGACTTCATCCAATCAAAATTCCAATAGGGATTCTCTCCTGATTTAAATTTTGATAAAGCCTCAAGAAGATAACTCCAGTATTTAGTAAATCCGCTACGAATTAGCATTTTTAAGCGACGTTTTATTTCCATAAATGTCCACTTATCAACACGGTCAACGTCGTGGGTTAGCAAAAGTCCAAACTTATTCTCTGGCCAGAATGATTTCTTTTTAAAACTAATTTTATGACGCTCACAAAATTCATGAACCGCATTTATAATTATTTCAAAATAAACATTTACCAACGGATTGGCGGCAATGTTTAACTCTTTTTGGATGCTTTCACTATAAGTAAACCGGCCAAGATGATCTCCTTTATATGGTAAAAACTCTTGATAGCCCGATAACAAATAAAATGCTGATTTCAACAGATCATGCTTAAAAATCAGATTTCCATTAGTGTCAAAAGTATAAAATACTTTTTCATCAGAAATTGGAAATAAAACGGCTGTTTCCTCGATAAAAAAAGTTTTTGCTATCGGCTGATCTGAGAGCGGGAAAACAATCAATGGACCATTATTCTTTTTAGGCACATCCTCAAAACAAAGAAAGTTAGTAAAACTCTCAACCTCAAAATGATGCTGCAAATGAAAAAGAACATAATCTATTTTATTTTGATTTAATCGTTCCTTCATGACGCCACCAATCGTGCATAGGCTTCGATCATATCTTTTACAGTCTGATCCCAAAAAATATTTTGAGTTTCGATAAGTTGCTTGCTTTTTTGCTCAATGGATTTTGAATTCTGCCCATAATTTTCCGCCAAGCCAATAAGGCAATCCGCAAATGCATTTTTATCTTCGCTGTCAATGGCAAAACCAATTTGGTTATCAACAACAAAATCATGCATCATTTTTGCCTGGCTTGTAATGATTGGTTTGTGCATTGCCAGGTACTGATAAATTTTGGTGGCGATTGTTTTGTTGATTTCATCGCGAGTGGCATGTGGTGTAAAAACGCACACTTTCGCAGCAGCGATATAGGATGGCAATTGTTCAACATCCAACCAACCGATATATTCCAGCAGGTGCTCAACCCCTTTTTCTTTGGCTATATCGATCGCGTTAAACCTATTGCTAAACCTTCCGGCTACTAAAAATTTTATATTCGGGATATGTTTTTCCAATTTTGATAATGCATCAATTACAACATCAAGGCCCCGCAAAATATCCATTGCCCCGGCATAAAAAATCACAAAATCATTTTTATACTTTTCAACAATTGCGGGATCAACGTTTTCCTTCCTAAAAATTGTTCGGGTCGGCGTGTTTGGGACAGTGATTAATTTTTGAGGATCGATTCCTACTTCTGTTATATAGTTTTCTTTAAGCGGATCGGTAACGGTTATTACAAGGTCAGCTTTTTTCAAGTTTTGTTTTTCGTACTTTTTCCAATTGCCAAGTGCCTTAATTATTTTCCCGGGAATGGAATTATAATGCGCTGTCTTTACAATCCAATCGCTCCAATATTCATGTTGATCACAAACAACCTTGCAACCGTATTTTAGCGCCATCTGATGAACTATATCGGTCATGGGTAAGTCATGAATATGAATTATGTCAAGATTGTTATCCTTAACAAAATTTTCAATATGCTGTTTCCAGACATATTTATAAATTGGAAACGCAAGATAAGTTGGGCTTAATTTTTTGTATAATGTCCGGTTTATTGGAAAACGAGTAATTTTAATACCTTTGTAGTTTTCTTTTGTAGGTCGGTCCTGCCAGGTGAAACACAACATGTGGACTTCATAACCCTCTGCTATCAAGCTAAGCGCTTCTTTTTCCGGGCGGTCGTCAGGGGGAAAATCCCGCTCGAGGATCATACCAACTTTTACTTTATCTTTATTCATTTTTATCAAAAAGAGTTAATACCGGTTCATTTTCAAAGTTTTGTTTAAGCTTGTCATATTCTTCCGGGTTCAATACTAAAACATTAATTTTTCTGCTGATCAGCTTTTCCGTTTTTTTCTGCACCCGCTCTAACTCTTTCGTATTCAGACTTCGTCCAATCAAGATCAAATCTATTAAACCACTGTCTTTGCCAACAGCATAATCCCCACGGATAAAAGCCAGATCAATCTTCCCAAGCTTGTTAATAATATTGCTGATAACTTTATCAATTCCGGTAGATTTAAGTACAATACTGCGGATTTCTTCAAATAGCGGATGAGTTATATTGGCGTTATAAATTTTATTTCGGCCTTCGCTTTTAGAGCTGAGGATTTGTGCTTCTGTCAATTTATTAAGCTCTACGCGAATGCTGTTGGTCGACTCGCCAAACTCGTTTGCAAGCTGACGCAGATAACCCTTAGTTTTGGGATTAAGAAAAAACTTAAGTAAAATCCGGATGCGTGTACGAGAAGTTATGAGTGTATTTAACATTTTGGGTTTTGAGTAATTATTTTACTCAAAATAAGAACAGATTTGATGAAGGTCAATAATACTTTGGCTTAGCCTAACCTAAGGATTCAACAAATGTGAGATAAGATTTATAACGCATTTCAGCTATTTCTCCACTTTCAACAGCATTCTTTACAGCACACTTGTGTTCTGTTAAATGCAGGCAATCATTAAATTTGCATTCTTCTGCAAAGTCATTAAATTCCGAAAAATAGAAACGCGCCTCATCTTTGTGGATGTCAATAAAGTCCACTTTTTTCATTCC
This window harbors:
- a CDS encoding winged helix-turn-helix transcriptional regulator produces the protein MLNTLITSRTRIRILLKFFLNPKTKGYLRQLANEFGESTNSIRVELNKLTEAQILSSKSEGRNKIYNANITHPLFEEIRSIVLKSTGIDKVISNIINKLGKIDLAFIRGDYAVGKDSGLIDLILIGRSLNTKELERVQKKTEKLISRKINVLVLNPEEYDKLKQNFENEPVLTLFDKNE
- a CDS encoding sulfotransferase, with amino-acid sequence MKNFKIDLLSKIAKYSAFALKGADYFLSKPIINDEKKILFIVGVPRSGSTILYQVLTNYLDVLYFDNLAHLFNRNLLFGMWLSNKKFKSGPHNCYRSIHGSTMDWGLHAPSEAGPFWRRMLPGKDHFLTNEEIETLKSEKIKNNLDPLMAKYRKPLIIKNLVLSQRLKIVAKLYPQAKIVFLKRNPLDNAKSIYKARQSLAVKKGEWWSVKPKNYKDLLALDEPELVVKQIYYIEKQIMEDLSLFPEKNISFLQYDECLSDGFKKTVINIKETLGAVNFKTDYKQMEIEPRKSTEVTELSSRLNEEIGKLDWVNYGN
- a CDS encoding oligosaccharide flippase family protein translates to MNISQIKKFTKTEFFRNVAVLFSGSTLAQAIPLLISPILSRIYLPADFGEQSLFVSTYTVLTIIACLRYDVAIMLPKREQQARQLVVSTVSLSFIFSMIVLIIISLFYNQILEIFNLSGSAYWLYLVSISIFLKNFIQSSIYFQNRKKNFKIVAKSKVYQTLMASTVTLTAGLLWNPGSLGLIGGKISGLLQNFSYFTIKQFRELLKRENYNFKRIRVLLRRYKFFPYFSVANGFLNTLSVQLPVFLLLSFYDTVIAGFYAFGYRLIIMPLNLVSQSIKDVYFQKITEFHNENKRLWPIIRKSYLSLIKIVIAPFLALFFLIPPLFTIVFGENWTTSGEYIQIILPWLFMLFINTPMNTIPAILNKQHFLLIYNFFLVIFRFVGLYIGYAIFNDAYISLLLFSGIGVIFNIIFIIIVYFLTRKKLNEN
- a CDS encoding glycosyltransferase family 4 protein translates to MNKDKVKVGMILERDFPPDDRPEKEALSLIAEGYEVHMLCFTWQDRPTKENYKGIKITRFPINRTLYKKLSPTYLAFPIYKYVWKQHIENFVKDNNLDIIHIHDLPMTDIVHQMALKYGCKVVCDQHEYWSDWIVKTAHYNSIPGKIIKALGNWKKYEKQNLKKADLVITVTDPLKENYITEVGIDPQKLITVPNTPTRTIFRKENVDPAIVEKYKNDFVIFYAGAMDILRGLDVVIDALSKLEKHIPNIKFLVAGRFSNRFNAIDIAKEKGVEHLLEYIGWLDVEQLPSYIAAAKVCVFTPHATRDEINKTIATKIYQYLAMHKPIITSQAKMMHDFVVDNQIGFAIDSEDKNAFADCLIGLAENYGQNSKSIEQKSKQLIETQNIFWDQTVKDMIEAYARLVAS
- a CDS encoding asparagine synthase; translated protein: MKIELKNNKGFDWFHSENLHAKGYAFVGNELIINDAWVSYFEDTESSEDFHRKVCECNGFFAIVLKLEKETLVAVDHIRSFPLFYSPELNVVSDMAENLVSNFKEYQINKSASREFFSTGYVTDKDTLINGLYQAQAGEITIINSERIQRKVYYDHIHMTEEEFSEGEYLKKLNSVFVNTFTRLQTLYADKTIVISLSGGYDSRILAFMCKIMGIKDVICFTYGAKNDDDVIKAHYIAGKLGFPIHFVNYSKGSRQLYQSQLSKDYDSYAFNYVSIPHIQDFQALNYLLEENKIPQNSVVISGHCGDFISGRHLENIITNKQNPAPEDMADEIIRLQYSIFKLTKEEKNVFKNKILSLIPKSKRIDYGTVYENWIWKERMAKFLVNSIRAYEFFDLKWHLPLWDKELAEFFLALPKKYRQNQSLYRKYIETLFPDIKINIKKVPKLYWMRDIKFKRYCLLELIRMLKLSLYFSDFTKPDRRTIHKLNLVRFIKFLEK